The DNA window GGTGGCTATGTGTATCTCCATAAGCCTAAGCAAAAAATCCctaaaaagaaatgaaactATGGTCCTTTAAAAGGGGAGGGAGGGGtgcaattattttatgatcATATTCCAAATGTgtcatatgtacatgtatacatatatatatatatatatatatatatatatatatatatatatatatatatgagcacACATGGCACGCATAAATTACAGTATAAAGAAAGATGATATGTTCACTTGCTGTCtcttgcaatttttttttttttattatttacttgtttttattgctttttttttattatttacttgtttttattacttgctttttctattttttttatttttatgttttaattgCTTCATGGAAACTAAAAACGTTTGGCTGAAAACCAtcatttcaaaaaattcatcatttttaaaagaaaatgtttttattagtttttaGTTTGCTAATAAAAGAactaatatacataatataaaacaataaaatacaagatattattaattctatCTATGATTACAAAAATGTACGCATTTGTGGGTAATTtgcacacaaaaaaaaaaaaaaaattttaattcgGTACCCCACTCTATAAAACtccataaaataatatgcattCCTCCTACCTATCTCCATTACAATTGTACGTAAAAGGttaaaaaaatgtgataAGACTAATATGACTAATATGACGAATATGCTTAATATGACGAATATGCTTAATATGACGAATATGCTTAATATGACGAATATGCTTAATATGACGAATATGAATACGAACAGTGTCATTTTAGCTGCATATTAAGTTCCTTTTCATAGTATTTATTTGGATGTATATTCTTTGGGGACTGTATTGTTTTATTCCTTTATCCATTTGCCCCTTCGCCCCTTCGCCCCTTCGCCCCTTCGCCCCTTCGCCCCTTCGCCCCTTCGCCCCTTCGCTCCTTCGGTCTTTATCCCTCAAactattctttttaaatatagaaataccACAAGGTGCGACTTAGTGCcaaaatttgttaaattcaaattttatgaggattctttttcattttttagtttttcctgtagttctttctttttttgagcCTTCACTGGGTCATAATATAGAACAACCAAATATCTTCCTGCTACATTAAAACCCGACAAATGATCCAAAGCATTTTTTGCATCGTAAATATCAtcatatataacaaaagaCGTTCCTTTTGTTCCTTCAGCATTTCCTTTTCTTATTTGCCTGACTGTTCCATATTTCCCAAATATGTCATATAGTTCATCTGCTGATATTTTATATGGCAAATTTCTGAGCAAAAGGTAGAAACATTCGTTTTAAGTTTGTACTTTCCAATTAATGCATGTACATGcacatgtatttatgtactcccgtacacacatacataaacgtaaatgtatacatacatacatgtaaatgtatacatacatacatacatacatgtaaatacatacatacatgtaaatacatatatataaatatacacacaaTGTTGTGCTTAACTGACAAAACTTTTATCTCATCATAATTTGTGTACACAGGAACAACAATGACAAAAATTTGAGGGAAgaataaaatactttttcAAGTTCAGTATCATTTACTAAagtattatgtaaatatgagCCCTACCTTACATAAAGAATTCTGCTGACCTCTGCAGGTAAACGTATGCTTCTTCTGGACATTGAAAAAGTGCTTTAGTAGAAAAAATGATACCTgcacatatgcatgtataagtatatgtatatccaCGTAATGCGAAAAGCCTTTAAAGTTTGAAAAATcgttaaacaaaattaatacgAAAAATTAGCAAAATATGAGTTTTTATTAAGTACAATAAAGTTAATACAGGAAATTATAACAATGAACTGTGTAAACTATTCAAGTGGtgctaataatatatatattaaaaaacacTCTTTCCAATTCAACATGTagattttaaattatatttacaaataaaaagttttacTTTTTAGTACTCCACAAATGTACAGCATACCGGTATATAAACaaagtaattattattttgcttttttacttccatatatgtacatatatatatatatatatatatatatatatatatatataacaaaattgcAGTAAGCAAATTTAATCAAATTTCGAATAAGGAAACAAAAAAGGcttctttatattaattaaaaatacaactTGCGGAATAACTATATCctatatatttgttcaaaaattaagagaagaatataattttacacaaaaatacgtttattttttgataaattaaaagaaaaaaaaattaataacaaatagcaaatattttttaaatatgaaagaaaaacaaatcaAAGATAgcagtacaaaaaaaaaaaaaaaaaaaaaaaaagattaagtgaatgaaaaataaatgtacacgtattatatatatgtatttatgcatatatatatgtagatacGCATACGATATCagattaatttatttaaaaaattcaagtTCTGTTCGAAAAacaatatacaaaaaaaaaaaaaaaaaaaaaaaaatgccatatatatatgtatatcctTATTTATGGAAGAATAGATTCATTTCAATGTttgaaattaatttaaacaagactcaattaaatttataagttAATATAACGTCtgcattattaaaaaaatttttaatttttttttttaattaaattaatactGTAAATATGAGATGTTTTCAGATTACGACAAAATgctgtaaaaataaaaggccAAAAGTCATTCTTCAACTTTGCAGTTTTgttgataaatatatataaagggATTTTTTACTATGAATGTTGTTTAGCTCATCATAGCATATGGGAATTAAATTAAACctacaaaaagaaaacaaggtacaataaaaataaatgttaaataaatacataggTGGTAAATATACATGTGGGGTGCAGTCTCATGAATAGCGTTGGCAGGAAAAGGCACACGTACACATgtgtataatttatgtaaatatatatgtatgtaaatatatatgtatgtttacatttgtatatataaatataactatatttttatgtttatatgcatatatactgCCTTAGTCACAAGCATAAATTGCAGTTGCATTTTTTACGGCGCATAATTTTCCATTTCTTGTTATTACCCAGTCAGGTACTTCTTGTGTAAAATGATTTGTGCTAAAAACAATGTTAAAGAGAActctcttttaaaaaatgtttgctccttgttttttttggtttgcgtactgttatttatattatctgCTATTATTGTGTTCACGTTAAAGGaggaatatataaagaaaaaatgggtGTTGACATTTGTATTGTCGTTTTTATATGTGTCAACCTGTATTATatgattatgaaaaaattctatttttttcacatcaagtattttaaaattatttttgaataatatgcttttatttttgttacaCTTTAggtttattttatctttaaaatttctttttttttttttccttttttgttgATTACTCTTTTTCATTAACCTTTTCTTTAAATACATGATATACAAGTAAAGTGTATGAGagttattttgtaaaaaccggaactgttcataaatattatgatgaACAATATTCTTATAGCaactataatttttgaaataaaatttattttcaaaagatggatatttattttctcttaatttataattgtatCTTGTTTGGGAAATACATGGATAATctaataaatttaagaaagaacaattatgtacattaattttactattttttattttttcgtttaatgaaatattatcaCGTGTGCAACTTTGTGGAATTCTGTTTATGCTGTCCTCCCGATTTGTGGACATACTCACAATGTTTAACTTTTCTTTCTCATTTATTGCTTCACTTTTTACATAATCCAAATAATTCCGAAgagttttttcatttcctatatttttgccaattacttttttccaatacattaaaatataaaaataatttcgaAACAACTTATGAAACATATATTTCAGAGCATTAATACATAAGATgagtttaaaatatatatgataattaaTGTTAACTATTTTgggtttttttaaaagtatcaTTTGGTTTAATACGAATatgattaatttttcataaagagaaaaatgatTGTTGCTGTTTTGGTTACCTATAACATATCTGATGGATACCATAATAGCACTAAGCAATAActcaattaaattattttcatttatatgtcCAGAATGGCTAGTAGACTTgagtattaaatattttttttttttttttcttccattttttcagaaatatatatattaaatatttattatatttatttatatttttaaaactatCATTTAACTTAGCCATatcatccattttttttattcttctttttagcatttttttttccacatatttattaaatattctgttcatgtacacattttttttatattgaaatTTTGCTAAGTAGTTATAATCTGTAAATTTATAcgttaaaagaaaattttttatcacaTTCTTTACTCTagatttttttctttttttctcgtTATAAATAAACGAAATTAACTCCTCTCTTTTGTCTTCAGTGTTTTTCAACTTGTTGACCTCCAAAAAGGCTTCTATCAGGCTTCTCTCTAACTTTTCCAGCtctaaaaaaatgaagcaaaCCAGCGCGCGCAGATAAACATATGCCCACATAAACATATGCCCACATAGACATATGCCCACATAGACATATGCCCACATAGACATATGCCCACATAAACATATGCCCACATAAGCGTATGCACACATAAACATATGCACACATAAACATATGCACACATAAACATATGCACACATAAACGTATGCACACATAAACATATGCCCACATAAACATATGCACACAtaaacatatgcatacataaacatatgcccacataaatatttgcacatatgaatttatacatacgtatttACACACAAATATCTATACACAAATATTTACACAcaaatatttacacatatacactGTTACATACGAGTCAGTCGTACGGACAACACATAgtgaaaattgaaaattattaGCAGTGCAACACGGGGAGTTACATTTGCATGAACATTTCACgcaaaaacataataaaaataaatggacAAATAAATGAACCAATAAATGGACAAAAACAAGAGAAAGTTTGACGTAACCCCCTTGTGCAAGCAAAAAGTTTTCATTACCTGCTCGCCGTCCACCCTGATTAGAACAATTCTCTTTCAATTTTATGCTTCTGTtagttaaaattatttcatcaattttataagcacttaaaaaatacatgagCAAAATAACATGAGATGTactaacttttttttttttttttatttcatctaTGCTTTTCcgaatatatgaacatatggGTTCTTCGTTATTGAGGTACTCAAATATGTAGTTACTTCTTAACATACAAAtattggaaaaaaatattttttctttatcagCGTCGTGTAAGAACAGCAAAATATTGTTTctaatttcattaattatttttaaaaaatagcaatTTGTAAATTTGTTCTTCTTACTAATCCATTTTTGGTTTATGTAGAAATAGGTGTAGCTTTTctttatatgcataatttttttctgtaattcACTTAAGTTAGACATTGTTTTTATCAAAAGAATAATGTATTCGCTGCTGATGGTTGTGCATTTTTCctgtttaaaaattttgtcaaaaatttttttaattaaaatgaatattctCACATCGAACGAAGCAGTCATATAGTATATGTTATTGTAAGAGTTGGTGCAATAGTAAAGTagcatctttttttttttcttttccacTCTCCCCCCTATTCTACACGAGTTATAATTACTTCctctcttcatttttttgcagtatattgtattatgaataaaatgaatagtGCCATTTGATTGagataattttcttattttttttaaaccaCTTTCATACCCCTTATAAACCTCTTTCGTTATTGaactattaaaataaaaaataaaatcaacaatacttttcaaatattttggGCATATGGTGTTACTTTctaagttaatttttttcaaaatgcaCAATACAGAGGTACCAATTAGttcaaaaattttcttttgatATTTTACATTACTTGACAATACTAATGTGCATGAAAAAGCTTTATTTAAGTTTTCAAAATTGCTAATAGGACTTTTTTTACTAAGAAGAGAATAATACattgaatttaaaaaatgatcatttaatttattaaagtggaaatgaaaaaaaaaataaatataaatgttcttaaaatttttataataggGTTTATGATTTACAACAAAATtgcatataaaatgaattacgtcttcatttataaaatactttttttttattaacacgTTCAGTAAAATATTGATGTGCCTATctttcaaataaattattttattattatcaaataaaaacctagccaaaaaattaaaaataccatttgatattttatcatttcttaTATTCGAAAAACTGTTCATTATATCTATAATTTGTTCAtggttaaaataatttattttttttttaatcaagTCAGTTAACATGTTCAGAACTTCATCGCTCAAAATTCTGCATTTCTTAGAAAAACAGCTCAATGTTATCACCAAATTTTTCGGGTCAAACATTAAATTCATGTGTTTGTAGTTGTAGTAGAAGAAGTCGTACAGATTACTTCCACTTATGCATGCGTTTTCGTGGGCTCTACTAGCTGTGCTGCCGTATCCAGTTCTGCATACGCCTCTTACCGCCCCTCCGCTAACCCTGTAGCCACCATTGTCGAGTATCATTATAAAGGGTATGAATACCCTGGcgcttatttttcttttcaactttttaattaattttagttGAATAATTTCCGAATTCTTTATCCCACAATAAGCTGATTTACTCcttaatatattgttttcgAGAACAATAGGGGAGTTTACGCTACTCCTATATAAATCGCCTTTTTCTATATGACTATCTGTTCTGTTTATTTTCAAAGGGTatccttcattttttcctgtctctttgtttttactctctttttgaattttttgtaatatacaATCTCTTACTTTGTATAAGCACTTCCTTTCATCCCTGTTATATAAGACATATTcgctttttacttttttcaaaaaaaaatttccaatctttttcttaatataagaaaaaaaaggctCCTGAAGACAATCATACGTATTTACAATCCTGCTTATGTTTTCTAtcgtaatttttttcctattcAAGCAAtctataagaaaaaataaaaaatcaatggaattttttttcttctttattattgTCTGTTCATCTCCTTCCTTTTCAAAAttcaatttataaaaagCTACAAAATCATCggagtttattttttcaccGCTCCTAATATTGTCAgaaattttgcaaaaatgtGGATCATTTTTACCTGCACATTGTTCATGCTCTTTCAAAATGcacatatgtttatatatttttaaataacagtTTAGTATGTTATACAACTGATAAAGAGAAAACGAATACAACCTATGTACAAGCATgaaattacttttatataaaaataaaacatgcAAAATGCTTATCTT is part of the Plasmodium malariae genome assembly, chromosome: 14 genome and encodes:
- the SF3B6 gene encoding splicing factor 3B subunit 6, putative, whose amino-acid sequence is MSRRSIRLPAEVSRILYVRNLPYKISADELYDIFGKYGTVRQIRKGNAEGTKGTSFVIYDDIYDAKNALDHLSGFNVAGRYLVVLYYDPVKAQKKKELQEKLKNEKESS
- the PmUG01_14059300 gene encoding conserved Plasmodium protein, unknown function; the encoded protein is MLSNAKKINYLKKILYREKGKKKKRNFNNCKKVYYNNIYSEKVSFSYKNKRLIQIIELYKKERSIFFINHHLNIKKWNTGKELPIGSGNIKSLILHHSDKNSKSFNNEDGTNGASSNSDVHTCVRSYIKRHDYIDDKSHKDDKDDYRYTAKKLNCFMNAPSCPKVKVDTNMPVKEIKNNYINKLSNEQNEPDMCNYTNVHEGKKKKIIKKKKKKELFHSADKNAYLLWAQGQYAALREKKSIIAVEKYAEQCERSENERNKLIIKYEMRNVNNLMTILTKCQEYNYVDHTLYDDIYSLLLLYLCREKNIDLKGLIEISLIFIKLNYINEEYFNYLFLHILSLHILSNDDLVPILRILSSIKKISILHVLFLYKSNFMLVHRLYSFSLYQLYNILNCYLKIYKHMCILKEHEQCAGKNDPHFCKISDNIRSGEKINSDDFVAFYKLNFEKEGDEQTIIKKKKNSIDFLFFLIDCLNRKKITIENISRIVNTYDCLQEPFFSYIKKKIGNFFLKKVKSEYVLYNRDERKCLYKVRDCILQKIQKESKNKETGKNEGYPLKINRTDSHIEKGDLYRSSVNSPIVLENNILRSKSAYCGIKNSEIIQLKLIKKLKRKISARVFIPFIMILDNGGYRVSGGAVRGVCRTGYGSTASRAHENACISGSNLYDFFYYNYKHMNLMFDPKNLVITLSCFSKKCRILSDEVLNMLTDLIKKKINYFNHEQIIDIMNSFSNIRNDKISNGIFNFLARFLFDNNKIIYLKDRHINILLNVLIKKKYFINEDVIHFICNFVVNHKPYYKNFKNIYIYFFFHFHFNKLNDHFLNSMYYSLLSKKSPISNFENLNKAFSCTLVLSSNVKYQKKIFELIGTSVLCILKKINLESNTICPKYLKSIVDFIFYFNSSITKEVYKGYESGLKKIRKLSQSNGTIHFIHNTIYCKKMKRGSNYNSCRIGGRVEKKKKKMLLYYCTNSYNNIYYMTASFDVRIFILIKKIFDKIFKQEKCTTISSEYIILLIKTMSNLSELQKKIMHIKKSYTYFYINQKWISKKNKFTNCYFLKIINEIRNNILLFLHDADKEKIFFSNICMLRSNYIFEYLNNEEPICSYIRKSIDEIKKKKKVSTSHVILLMYFLSAYKIDEIILTNRSIKLKENCSNQGGRRAELEKLERSLIEAFLEVNKLKNTEDKREELISFIYNEKKRKKSRVKNVIKNFLLTYKFTDYNYLAKFQYKKNVYMNRIFNKYVEKKMLKRRIKKMDDMAKLNDSFKNINKYNKYLIYIFLKKWKKYLILKSTSHSGHINENNLIELLLSAIMVSIRYVIGNQNSNNHFSLYEKLIIFVLNQMILLKKPKIVNINYHIYFKLILCINALKYMFHKLFRNYFYILMYWKKVIGKNIGNEKTLRNYLDYVKSEAINEKEKLNIVSMSTNREDSINRIPQSCTRDNISLNEKIKNSKINVHNCSFLNLLDYPCISQTRYNYKLRENKYPSFENKFYFKNYSCYKNIVHHNIYEQFRFLQNNSHTLYLYIMYLKKRLMKKSNQQKRKKKKRNFKDKINLKCNKNKSILFKNNFKILDVKKIEFFHNHIIQVDTYKNDNTNVNTHFFFIYSSFNVNTIIADNINNSTQTKKNKEQTFFKREFSLTLFLAQIILHKKYLTGFNLIPICYDELNNIHSKKSLYIYLSTKLQS